The following coding sequences lie in one Peromyscus maniculatus bairdii isolate BWxNUB_F1_BW_parent chromosome 3, HU_Pman_BW_mat_3.1, whole genome shotgun sequence genomic window:
- the Eva1a gene encoding protein eva-1 homolog A, giving the protein MRLPLSPSTEPVAKEPLEMALLSSILAACSYISENPERAALYFVSGVCIGLFLTLAALVMRISCHTDCQRGPRRRCLQDHESSSDSSDSEDGSEDTASDLSVRRHRRFERTLNKNVFTSAEELERAQRLEERERIIREIWMNGQPEVPGTRSLNRYY; this is encoded by the exons ATGAGGCTGCCCCTCAGCCCCAGCACGGAGCCAGTGGCCAAGGAGCCCTTGGAGATGGCTTTGCTCAGCAGCATCCTGGCAGCCTGTTCCTATATCTCAG AAAACCCTGAGCGAGCCGCTCTGTACTTCGTCTCTGGTGTGTGCATCGGCCTGTTCCTGACCTTGGCTGCCTTGGTGATGAGGATCTCCTGCCACACTGACTGCCAGCGGGGTCCACGGAGGAGGTGCTTGCAGGACCACGAGAGCAGCAGCGACAGCAGCGACAGTGAGGATGGCAGCGAGGACACAGCCTCGGACCTGTCGGTGCGCAGACACCGCCGATTCGAGAGGACTCTGAACAAGAACGTGTTCACCTCTGCAGAGGAGCTGGAGCGCGCACAGCGGTTGGAGGAGCGCGAGCGCATCATCAGGGAGATCTGGATGAATGGGCAACCCGAGGTGCCCGGCACCAGGAGCCTAAACCGCTACTACTAG